Proteins encoded within one genomic window of Vulgatibacter sp.:
- a CDS encoding HEAT repeat domain-containing protein: MGLLDSLFGGSREEREAKRIRELSKKTQEKYGDAGARTRALEQLRDIGSPQAIAALLQRFTVTTEPGITDAEEKEFTLSIITSFGDAAVGPVEDFIRGQDSVGWAVRCLEELVDEDRVIGTLTSVLDQLSREYVREPDKKVLLINHLADYKDPRIDPAVSAFLDDPSDEVRVAALQTLVKQGDTGAREAIVACLTNAEAPRVRTAAAGALADLGLPLDGAREQVAARLPAGYSLDDAGVVRRA, translated from the coding sequence TTGGGCCTGTTGGACAGCCTCTTCGGCGGATCCCGGGAAGAGCGGGAAGCGAAGCGGATCAGGGAACTCTCGAAGAAGACGCAGGAGAAGTACGGCGACGCCGGTGCCAGGACCCGCGCGCTCGAGCAGCTGCGCGACATCGGCAGCCCGCAGGCGATCGCCGCGCTCCTCCAGCGCTTCACGGTGACCACCGAGCCCGGGATCACCGACGCCGAGGAGAAGGAGTTCACCCTCTCGATCATCACCTCCTTCGGCGACGCCGCCGTGGGCCCGGTGGAGGATTTCATCCGGGGGCAGGACAGCGTCGGCTGGGCGGTCCGCTGCCTCGAGGAGCTGGTGGACGAGGATCGGGTGATCGGCACCCTCACCTCCGTGCTCGACCAGCTCTCTCGGGAGTACGTCCGTGAGCCGGACAAGAAGGTCCTGCTCATCAACCACCTCGCCGACTACAAGGATCCGCGGATCGATCCGGCGGTCTCCGCCTTCCTCGACGATCCCTCCGACGAGGTGCGCGTCGCCGCCCTGCAGACCCTGGTGAAGCAGGGTGATACCGGCGCCCGCGAGGCGATCGTGGCCTGCCTGACCAACGCCGAGGCGCCGCGGGTCCGCACCGCGGCGGCCGGGGCCCTCGCCGACCTCGGCCTGCCGCTCGATGGCGCCAGGGAACAGGTCGCCGCCAGGCTCCCCGCAGGCTACTCCCTCGACGACGCCGGTGTGGTTCGCAGGGCCTGA
- a CDS encoding response regulator: protein MATKDTQTPRRRGKTTEQPAARTARPRRNPGTSTKQAAADPGALFAEIQAILADARPPEALKRGLQALERSFRPRSAWAVVHDSAFDRLSVAAARGRADSRVQATAPGEGPVGTAFSEGRAVIDGAIVAVPMRAFGRTLGALVMLGGSYGGEDGPTADELARMEAVANACGAASEVARTRNDAERRARELEAAAERLREGDRTRDALLSHLSHELRTPLTTLKGYLAMALKGKLGEMTPKQVNALAVCDRNTDRLLRLINDLLLTARLQAGKMTLDPKPLGLRSVLAEAVDYLRSDAEASQVLIDTRVQTGEVFVRGNRDRLIEAFMHLLERGLRGKRDGHRIEVRVAPRGRVGAVDVVLGGVQVPPDQLENLFEVFRVEGGSPNIGLSIARQVFELHGGHLDAEQTDEGLVFHVALPLFAGVVTAPSERPAPRQGEVVIVEDDADCRNGLIEYLTAEDYAVRAYADGREALERIQEVPPALVLLDLRIPGVDGAALVKKVREGSRGQHTPIFVISGAIDAGAGTDQAWGERVDGVFEKPINFPYLVERVREFVAPGEGEERV, encoded by the coding sequence GTGGCCACCAAGGATACCCAGACGCCTCGGAGACGGGGCAAGACGACCGAGCAGCCCGCAGCCCGCACGGCACGTCCGCGCCGGAATCCGGGCACTTCGACCAAGCAGGCCGCGGCCGATCCCGGCGCGCTCTTCGCCGAGATCCAGGCGATCCTCGCCGACGCACGGCCCCCGGAGGCGCTGAAGCGCGGTCTCCAGGCGCTGGAGCGCTCCTTCCGGCCCCGTTCCGCCTGGGCGGTGGTCCACGACTCCGCCTTCGACCGGCTCAGCGTCGCCGCCGCCCGCGGACGCGCCGACAGCAGGGTCCAGGCGACAGCGCCCGGCGAGGGGCCGGTGGGCACCGCCTTCTCCGAGGGAAGGGCCGTGATCGATGGCGCCATCGTCGCGGTGCCGATGCGGGCCTTCGGCCGCACCCTGGGCGCGCTGGTGATGCTCGGCGGCAGCTACGGCGGCGAGGACGGCCCCACTGCCGACGAGCTGGCGCGGATGGAGGCGGTGGCCAACGCCTGCGGCGCAGCGAGCGAGGTCGCCCGCACCCGCAACGACGCCGAGCGCCGGGCCCGGGAGCTGGAAGCTGCGGCAGAGCGGCTCCGCGAAGGGGATCGTACCCGCGACGCCCTGCTCTCCCATCTCTCCCACGAGCTCCGCACCCCGCTCACCACGCTCAAGGGCTACCTGGCGATGGCGCTCAAGGGGAAGCTCGGCGAGATGACGCCGAAGCAGGTGAACGCGCTGGCGGTCTGCGACCGCAACACCGATCGGCTCCTCCGGCTGATCAACGACCTGCTCCTCACCGCCCGGCTCCAGGCCGGCAAGATGACCCTCGACCCGAAGCCGCTGGGCCTGCGCTCTGTGCTGGCGGAGGCGGTCGACTACCTGCGCTCCGACGCGGAGGCCTCCCAGGTCCTCATCGACACCAGGGTGCAGACGGGCGAGGTCTTCGTCCGCGGCAACCGCGACCGGCTGATCGAAGCCTTCATGCACCTGCTCGAGCGCGGCCTGCGCGGCAAGCGCGACGGCCACCGGATCGAAGTGCGCGTGGCGCCCCGGGGCCGCGTCGGCGCGGTGGACGTGGTCCTCGGCGGCGTGCAGGTGCCGCCCGACCAGCTCGAGAACCTCTTCGAGGTCTTCCGGGTCGAGGGCGGCTCGCCCAACATCGGCCTCTCGATCGCCCGGCAGGTCTTCGAGCTCCACGGCGGCCACCTCGACGCGGAGCAGACCGACGAGGGGCTCGTCTTCCACGTGGCGCTCCCGCTCTTCGCCGGCGTGGTCACCGCTCCCTCCGAGCGGCCGGCGCCGCGGCAGGGCGAGGTGGTCATCGTCGAGGACGACGCCGATTGCCGGAACGGCCTCATCGAATATCTCACCGCAGAGGACTACGCGGTGCGCGCCTACGCCGACGGCCGCGAGGCCCTCGAGCGGATCCAGGAGGTCCCGCCGGCGCTGGTCCTCCTCGACCTGCGCATCCCCGGCGTCGACGGCGCTGCCCTGGTCAAGAAGGTGCGCGAGGGGAGTCGCGGCCAGCACACGCCGATCTTCGTGATCTCGGGCGCGATCGATGCCGGCGCCGGCACCGATCAGGCCTGGGGCGAGCGGGTGGACGGCGTCTTCGAGAAGCCGATCAACTTCCCCTACCTCGTCGAGCGCGTGCGGGAATTCGTCGCGCCGGGGGAAGGCGAAGAGCGCGTCTGA
- a CDS encoding 1-acyl-sn-glycerol-3-phosphate acyltransferase codes for MHTRYGPLLRWLFRRFFEPVHFPEEAQVELEELARKGTLVYVMRSAGILNFLYFNWAYARRGLPLASSVLGLSTWLVRPFAALFRRRPTPPCEDVVEAVAHGEAAMVFLRRPAVLQAHGAATDDPFAGLVALQRKQQRPIYVVPQLLIFKRAPVRLRPGVADTVLGSAEVPGRIHAFVSFLFNHRRSFVKIGKPIDLRAVLELDAAATDERIARKVRGALAVGLARELRAVVGPPLKDASRLVEETLRDRILRAELSEVAAERRISEVQVIEEARRALHEISARYSPAWIDGANAVARWVFHRIYDGINVDEEGLRRAAEASKKAPLVICPTHRSHVDYLLVSHVLLERGIMPPLVAAGANLSFFPIGPIFRRGGAFFIRRSFKGDKVYGASLSAYVRKIARDGYTQEFYPEGGRTRTGRILQPKYGLIGMEIDAWIAGARDDLHFVPVAIDYAKLIEARSYAREMAGGEKKKEDIKGLLKAPAVLRSRWGQVHLQVDTPISLAAFAASRGFDPHRHSEEEKRDLVRALAHRIAYGMGRVQTITSTALAAAALLGHHRRSCSSRELAARIELMRRLARARGARFSRLVNESPSDPQAPGAMHEAIAGFAGDKQVSVRQVDGETFYQVQEDARSFLAFYKNNILHHFEEEAILAAALLSFPGNAAPMAELLPRVEFLSRLLKRELSYRALPLEQIVHRTVELLDGMGLVEGREHEEVRALPEALEDLGFLRNLLGDVIESYQVAVGSLDVLEAGPLERKELVRKSLEHGRRVYLAGRVQCAEAISRPTFEKAISWMQDEGYLNGADEKRLELGERFASQEERASFGREIGRFLAPPPT; via the coding sequence ATGCATACCCGCTACGGCCCGCTGCTACGCTGGCTCTTCCGCCGCTTCTTCGAACCGGTCCACTTTCCGGAGGAGGCGCAGGTCGAGCTCGAGGAGCTCGCCCGCAAGGGGACGCTCGTCTACGTGATGCGCTCGGCGGGCATCCTCAACTTCCTCTATTTCAACTGGGCCTACGCCCGCCGCGGCCTGCCCCTCGCCAGCTCCGTTCTCGGACTCTCCACGTGGCTGGTCCGGCCCTTCGCCGCCCTCTTCCGCCGCCGCCCCACCCCGCCCTGCGAGGACGTGGTCGAAGCGGTGGCCCACGGTGAGGCGGCGATGGTCTTCCTCCGCAGGCCCGCGGTGCTGCAGGCCCACGGCGCCGCCACCGACGATCCCTTCGCCGGCCTGGTCGCGCTGCAGCGCAAACAACAGCGGCCGATCTACGTCGTGCCGCAGCTCCTCATCTTCAAGCGCGCGCCGGTGCGGCTCCGGCCCGGCGTCGCCGACACCGTCCTCGGCTCCGCCGAGGTGCCGGGACGCATCCACGCCTTCGTCTCCTTCCTCTTCAACCACCGCCGCTCCTTCGTGAAGATCGGCAAGCCGATCGATCTCCGGGCGGTGCTCGAGCTCGATGCTGCGGCCACCGACGAGCGCATCGCCCGCAAGGTTCGCGGCGCGCTGGCGGTCGGCCTCGCCAGGGAGCTCCGGGCGGTGGTCGGCCCGCCGCTCAAGGACGCGAGTCGCCTCGTCGAGGAGACGCTGCGAGACCGCATCCTCCGCGCCGAGCTCTCCGAGGTGGCGGCGGAGCGGAGGATCTCCGAGGTTCAGGTGATCGAGGAGGCACGGCGCGCGTTGCACGAGATATCCGCCCGCTATTCGCCCGCGTGGATCGACGGCGCCAACGCGGTGGCGCGCTGGGTCTTCCACCGGATCTACGACGGCATCAACGTCGACGAGGAGGGGCTGCGCCGGGCGGCGGAGGCGAGCAAGAAGGCGCCGCTGGTGATCTGCCCCACCCACCGCAGCCACGTGGACTACCTGCTGGTGAGCCACGTGCTCCTCGAGCGCGGGATCATGCCGCCTTTGGTGGCTGCAGGCGCCAACCTCTCCTTCTTTCCGATCGGCCCGATCTTCCGCAGGGGCGGCGCCTTCTTCATCCGGCGCAGCTTCAAGGGCGACAAGGTCTACGGCGCCTCGCTCTCCGCCTACGTCCGCAAGATCGCCCGGGACGGCTACACCCAGGAGTTCTACCCGGAGGGCGGGCGCACCCGGACCGGCCGGATCCTCCAGCCGAAATACGGGCTGATCGGCATGGAGATCGACGCCTGGATCGCCGGCGCCCGCGACGACCTCCACTTCGTGCCGGTGGCGATCGACTACGCCAAGCTGATCGAGGCGCGCTCCTACGCCAGGGAGATGGCCGGCGGCGAGAAGAAGAAGGAGGACATCAAGGGGCTGCTCAAGGCGCCCGCGGTCCTCCGCTCCCGGTGGGGACAGGTCCACCTCCAGGTCGACACGCCCATCTCGCTCGCGGCCTTCGCCGCCTCCCGCGGCTTCGACCCGCACCGCCACAGCGAGGAGGAGAAACGCGATCTCGTCCGCGCCCTCGCCCACCGGATCGCCTACGGCATGGGCCGGGTGCAGACCATCACCTCCACCGCCCTCGCCGCTGCAGCGCTCCTCGGCCACCACCGCAGGAGCTGCTCGAGCAGGGAGCTCGCGGCGCGGATCGAGTTGATGCGCCGCCTCGCCAGGGCCCGGGGCGCCCGCTTCTCCCGCCTGGTTAACGAGTCGCCCAGCGATCCGCAGGCGCCCGGCGCCATGCACGAGGCGATCGCGGGCTTCGCCGGCGACAAGCAGGTGTCCGTCCGCCAGGTGGACGGAGAGACCTTCTACCAGGTGCAGGAGGACGCCCGGAGCTTCCTCGCCTTCTACAAGAACAACATCCTCCACCACTTCGAGGAGGAGGCGATCCTCGCCGCGGCGCTCCTCTCCTTCCCCGGGAACGCGGCGCCGATGGCCGAGCTGCTGCCGCGGGTGGAGTTCCTCTCCCGGCTCCTCAAGCGCGAGCTCTCCTACCGGGCGCTGCCCCTCGAGCAGATCGTCCACCGCACGGTGGAGCTCCTCGACGGCATGGGCCTCGTCGAAGGGCGCGAGCACGAGGAGGTGCGGGCGCTGCCGGAGGCCCTGGAGGACCTGGGCTTTCTGCGGAACCTGCTCGGCGACGTGATCGAGAGCTACCAGGTGGCGGTGGGATCCCTCGACGTGCTCGAGGCGGGGCCGCTCGAGCGCAAGGAGCTCGTCCGCAAGAGCCTGGAGCACGGCAGGCGGGTCTACCTCGCCGGCAGGGTGCAGTGCGCCGAGGCGATCTCGCGCCCCACCTTCGAGAAGGCGATCAGCTGGATGCAGGACGAGGGCTACTTGAACGGCGCCGACGAGAAGCGGCTCGAGCTCGGGGAGCGCTTCGCGAGCCAGGAGGAGCGCGCCAGCTTCGGCAGGGAGATCGGCCGGTTCCTGGCGCCGCCGCCAACCTGA
- a CDS encoding DUF2062 domain-containing protein: MGSIRALATTLRKKLRQGYVRLLRSPGAPRQVAGGMALGLFVSMMPVLQMPVALLLVEVLRRACGVRLSRVAALSGVWLTNPVTAAGLYGIAWFVGKPVVRLLLPSVALDMPMPGLSLAELGAAGPFALQIALCLGVGGVLVGIPIAVFGYHLTLRAVERYQARRASRRLRLRPAAAA; encoded by the coding sequence ATGGGGTCCATTCGCGCGCTCGCCACCACCCTCCGCAAGAAACTCCGCCAGGGCTACGTGCGGCTGCTCCGCAGCCCCGGGGCCCCGCGCCAGGTGGCGGGAGGCATGGCCCTCGGCCTCTTCGTCTCGATGATGCCGGTGCTGCAGATGCCGGTGGCGCTCCTCCTCGTCGAGGTGCTCCGGCGGGCCTGCGGCGTGCGGCTCTCCCGGGTGGCTGCGCTCTCCGGCGTGTGGCTCACCAACCCGGTGACGGCTGCGGGGCTCTACGGGATCGCCTGGTTCGTGGGCAAGCCGGTGGTCCGCCTGCTCCTCCCCAGCGTGGCGCTCGACATGCCGATGCCCGGGCTCTCGCTGGCGGAGCTCGGTGCCGCGGGCCCCTTCGCCCTGCAGATCGCGCTCTGCCTCGGGGTGGGCGGCGTGCTCGTCGGCATCCCCATCGCCGTCTTCGGCTACCACCTCACCCTGCGCGCGGTGGAGCGCTACCAGGCGCGTCGGGCGAGCCGGCGGCTGCGGCTGCGCCCTGCAGCCGCTGCCTGA
- a CDS encoding DUF2062 domain-containing protein: MSMMGRTFARLRKKARQGYVRLLKSPGAPREIAGGVALGLFVAMLPVMGVQMPLAILLAELLRRVFRIRLSRLAAAAGVWLTNPVTAAPIYGLCWLAGRPVARLLLPSHQIASEGVTLSVSDLAAAGPFALELLCGLTIGGILFGIPVAVAGYKLTLQAVHRYQARKGERRMRLAAARGQGSDLRAA; this comes from the coding sequence ATGTCGATGATGGGCCGCACCTTCGCACGTCTCCGCAAAAAAGCCCGGCAGGGCTACGTCCGCCTCCTCAAGAGCCCCGGTGCTCCGCGGGAGATCGCCGGTGGCGTGGCCCTGGGCCTCTTCGTGGCGATGCTGCCGGTGATGGGCGTGCAGATGCCCCTGGCCATCCTCCTCGCCGAGCTCCTGCGCCGCGTCTTCCGGATCCGCCTCTCGCGGCTCGCCGCCGCCGCTGGCGTCTGGCTCACCAACCCGGTGACTGCCGCTCCCATCTACGGCCTCTGCTGGCTCGCCGGCAGGCCGGTCGCGCGGCTCCTGCTCCCCTCCCACCAGATCGCCAGCGAGGGCGTCACCCTCTCGGTGAGCGATCTCGCTGCCGCCGGCCCCTTTGCCCTCGAGCTCCTCTGCGGCCTCACCATCGGCGGCATCCTCTTTGGGATCCCGGTGGCGGTGGCTGGTTACAAGCTCACCCTCCAGGCGGTGCACCGCTACCAGGCCCGCAAGGGGGAGCGGCGCATGCGCCTCGCCGCCGCCCGCGGCCAGGGCAGCGATCTCCGCGCCGCCTGA
- a CDS encoding phosphatase PAP2 family protein, with amino-acid sequence MEREVTVPSTSLAQAEGLAIRSGELIAVIAGALGFTILLWNHERVDGWWPAALVFGAVAVAPLLLRALQAQLPENRLLRFVADFGPIVYIVGLYLHLNPVLDAVNLPIADDWLVRLDQQVFGLQPSIWLDRNLPLWAFDLFLGAYTTYFVWPALLGLVLWFKRKEVQFDEWVTALMFFYAVNYAFYALVPAMGPRYFQAAYFDGPVPGMWFANQLDLMFRDSPLARDCFPSGHTGISLLVLGYAWKEERKFFWAVLPVIVCLIIGTLAGRFHYGIDLIAALPLTVTSLAVAAALKRRLPEGVVVARASTWRRARALVRGEG; translated from the coding sequence ATGGAGCGAGAGGTCACAGTTCCCAGTACGAGCCTGGCGCAGGCCGAGGGTCTGGCGATCCGGTCGGGCGAGCTGATCGCCGTGATTGCGGGCGCGCTGGGCTTCACCATTCTGCTCTGGAACCACGAGCGGGTGGACGGCTGGTGGCCTGCCGCCCTGGTCTTCGGGGCGGTGGCCGTGGCGCCGCTCCTCCTCCGGGCGCTCCAGGCGCAGCTCCCGGAGAACCGGCTCCTGCGCTTCGTCGCGGATTTCGGGCCGATCGTCTACATCGTCGGCCTCTACCTCCATCTGAACCCGGTCCTCGACGCGGTGAACCTGCCGATCGCCGACGATTGGCTCGTGCGCCTGGACCAGCAGGTCTTCGGCTTGCAGCCGTCGATCTGGCTCGACCGGAACCTGCCCCTGTGGGCCTTCGACCTCTTCCTCGGGGCCTACACCACCTACTTCGTCTGGCCGGCGTTGCTGGGGCTCGTGCTCTGGTTCAAGCGCAAGGAAGTCCAGTTCGACGAGTGGGTGACCGCACTGATGTTCTTCTACGCGGTGAACTACGCGTTCTACGCCCTCGTCCCGGCGATGGGCCCCCGCTACTTCCAGGCCGCCTACTTCGACGGGCCGGTGCCGGGGATGTGGTTCGCCAACCAGCTCGACCTCATGTTCCGGGACTCGCCGCTCGCCCGCGACTGCTTCCCCTCGGGCCACACGGGCATCTCCCTGCTCGTGCTCGGCTATGCGTGGAAGGAGGAGCGGAAGTTCTTCTGGGCGGTGCTGCCCGTGATCGTCTGCCTGATTATCGGTACCCTGGCGGGCCGCTTCCATTACGGCATCGACCTCATCGCCGCCTTGCCCCTCACCGTGACCTCCCTGGCGGTGGCTGCAGCGCTGAAGCGGCGCCTCCCGGAGGGGGTGGTGGTCGCCCGGGCCTCGACCTGGCGGCGCGCCCGCGCCCTGGTTCGCGGCGAGGGCTGA
- a CDS encoding aminotransferase class I/II-fold pyridoxal phosphate-dependent enzyme: MAGDVFKKAYDWRELRVAKATGLYPYFKPIDQTDGTEVNVGGRHVIMVGSNNYLGLSMDPRVKEAAAKAVEKYGTSCSGSRLLNGTLDLHEELEAKLAAFLGKEMALCFSTGFTTNLGALSALLERKDYVFSDRLNHASILEGIRSSFGEHKRYRHNDMADLERLMSNAPPEAGKLIVTDGVFSMEGDLADLRSIIELKKKYGARVMVDEAHGLGVMGANGRGLSEHLGVEDDVDLVMGTFSKSFGSLGGVLAGPKEVIEWVKHKARAMVFQASMTPASVAAALASLEIIKSEPERRQRLMRVANKMRNGFRMLGYEVTMSESPVVPVFIGDQIKCFRLWTALYENGVFANPVIPPAVEPGHALMRTSYIATHTDEQLNRVLEQFEVLGKKYKVIPQDAPSVADVIAKVGSVDDLTIDTNRYVPTDAGNAAWANKKGNGARTPADLAKKVFDLVETATWRAANLQVPTREQVNKVVQERIGDITGAAIERGYKLMELANKARGTKRMTWDD; this comes from the coding sequence ATGGCCGGCGACGTTTTCAAGAAAGCGTACGATTGGCGGGAGTTGCGGGTGGCCAAGGCCACCGGCCTCTACCCCTACTTCAAGCCCATCGACCAGACCGATGGCACCGAGGTCAACGTCGGTGGCCGCCATGTGATCATGGTCGGCTCCAACAACTACCTCGGCCTGAGCATGGACCCGCGGGTCAAGGAAGCAGCGGCCAAGGCCGTCGAGAAGTACGGCACCTCCTGCTCCGGCTCCCGCCTGCTCAACGGCACCCTCGATCTCCACGAGGAGCTCGAGGCGAAGCTGGCTGCCTTCCTGGGCAAGGAGATGGCGCTCTGCTTCTCCACCGGCTTCACCACCAACCTCGGCGCCCTCTCCGCCCTGCTGGAGCGGAAGGACTACGTCTTCTCGGACAGGCTCAACCACGCCTCGATCCTCGAAGGCATCCGCTCGTCGTTCGGTGAGCACAAGCGCTACCGCCACAACGACATGGCGGACCTCGAGCGCCTGATGTCCAACGCGCCCCCCGAGGCCGGCAAGCTCATCGTCACCGACGGCGTCTTCTCGATGGAAGGCGACCTCGCCGACCTGCGCTCGATCATCGAGCTCAAGAAGAAGTACGGCGCCCGCGTCATGGTCGACGAGGCCCACGGCCTCGGCGTCATGGGCGCCAACGGCCGCGGCCTCAGCGAGCACCTCGGCGTCGAAGACGACGTCGATCTCGTGATGGGCACCTTCTCCAAGTCCTTCGGTTCGCTCGGCGGCGTGCTCGCCGGCCCGAAGGAGGTCATCGAGTGGGTCAAGCACAAGGCCCGCGCCATGGTCTTCCAGGCCTCGATGACGCCCGCCTCGGTGGCGGCCGCCCTCGCCTCGCTCGAGATCATCAAGAGCGAGCCCGAGCGCCGGCAGCGGCTGATGCGCGTGGCCAACAAGATGCGGAACGGCTTCCGCATGCTCGGCTACGAAGTCACCATGAGCGAGAGCCCGGTGGTGCCGGTCTTCATCGGCGACCAGATCAAGTGCTTCCGCCTCTGGACCGCGCTCTACGAGAACGGCGTCTTCGCCAACCCCGTGATTCCGCCTGCGGTGGAGCCGGGCCACGCGCTGATGCGCACCTCGTACATCGCCACCCACACCGACGAGCAGCTCAACCGCGTGCTCGAGCAGTTCGAGGTGCTGGGCAAGAAGTACAAGGTGATCCCGCAGGACGCGCCCAGCGTCGCCGACGTGATCGCCAAGGTCGGTTCGGTGGACGATCTCACCATCGACACCAACCGCTACGTCCCCACCGACGCGGGCAACGCCGCCTGGGCGAACAAGAAGGGCAACGGCGCCCGCACCCCCGCCGACCTCGCCAAGAAGGTCTTCGATCTGGTGGAGACCGCCACCTGGCGCGCCGCCAATCTCCAGGTCCCGACCCGCGAGCAGGTCAACAAGGTGGTCCAGGAACGGATCGGCGACATCACCGGCGCCGCGATCGAGCGGGGCTACAAGCTGATGGAGCTCGCGAACAAGGCCCGCGGCACCAAGCGGATGACCTGGGACGATTGA
- a CDS encoding N-acetyltransferase: MAEPAEKLETVEPAARATGPKAGNVQIERVTTARQRDEFLELPYRIYAGDPNWVPPLLMERRDFLDPAKNPFFKHATTELFLARKDGKLVGRIATCEDRNYNAFHDASIGFFGFYEALDDDEVAHALFAAARSWIRGRGLAKMEGPANFTSNHDLGLLVDGFDSPPVVMMTYNPRYYIRHFEEVLGLPKSKDLYAWWLSAHVDPPDRVVRIAEKVRAKEGVVVRPVNLKDFANEARRIKEIYNAAWEKNWGFVPFTEEEFDHAAKDMKQIAVADLVLMAEVQGEPVAFSMTLPDMNQALLHVGGRLTTFGVPVGLAKLLWHSRKIDQLRLITLGIKEKYRKRGLDAILYLDTLRAARKLGYKGGEISWTLEDNVLVNRAIEMMGGKRYKTYRMYEAEV; the protein is encoded by the coding sequence ATGGCAGAGCCCGCAGAGAAGCTGGAAACCGTAGAGCCCGCAGCGCGCGCCACCGGTCCGAAGGCCGGCAACGTGCAGATCGAGCGGGTCACCACCGCCAGGCAGCGCGACGAGTTTCTCGAGCTGCCCTACCGCATCTACGCCGGCGATCCGAATTGGGTGCCGCCGCTCCTCATGGAGCGCCGCGACTTCCTCGATCCGGCGAAGAACCCCTTCTTCAAGCACGCGACCACCGAGCTCTTCCTCGCGCGCAAGGACGGCAAGCTCGTGGGCCGGATCGCGACCTGCGAGGACCGGAACTACAACGCCTTCCACGACGCCAGCATCGGGTTCTTCGGCTTCTACGAGGCGTTGGACGACGACGAGGTGGCCCACGCGCTCTTCGCGGCTGCCCGCTCCTGGATCCGCGGCCGCGGCCTCGCGAAGATGGAAGGGCCGGCGAACTTCACCTCGAACCACGACCTCGGCCTGCTCGTCGACGGCTTCGACAGCCCGCCGGTCGTGATGATGACCTACAACCCGCGCTACTACATCCGCCACTTCGAGGAGGTCCTCGGCCTCCCGAAGTCGAAGGATCTCTACGCGTGGTGGCTCTCCGCCCACGTCGATCCGCCGGACCGCGTGGTCCGCATCGCGGAGAAGGTGCGGGCGAAGGAGGGCGTCGTCGTCCGCCCGGTGAACCTCAAGGACTTCGCCAACGAGGCGCGCCGGATCAAGGAGATCTACAACGCCGCCTGGGAGAAGAACTGGGGCTTCGTCCCCTTCACCGAGGAGGAGTTCGACCACGCCGCCAAGGACATGAAGCAGATCGCCGTCGCCGATCTGGTGCTCATGGCCGAGGTGCAGGGCGAGCCGGTGGCCTTCTCGATGACCCTCCCGGACATGAACCAGGCGCTGCTCCACGTGGGCGGCAGGCTCACCACCTTCGGCGTGCCGGTGGGCCTCGCCAAGCTGCTCTGGCACTCCCGCAAGATCGATCAGCTCCGGCTGATCACCCTGGGGATCAAGGAGAAGTACCGGAAGCGCGGCCTCGACGCGATCCTCTACCTCGACACCCTGCGCGCCGCGCGCAAGCTCGGCTACAAGGGCGGCGAGATCAGCTGGACCCTCGAGGACAACGTGCTCGTGAACCGCGCCATCGAGATGATGGGCGGCAAGCGCTACAAGACCTACCGGATGTACGAGGCGGAAGTCTGA
- a CDS encoding NAD-dependent epimerase/dehydratase family protein has translation MKVLLTGGTGFVGPVVAKSLAARGHEIRALVRRTSNKAGLEAVGGVEFAYGDVCDADSLPAALEGVDAVMHVAAVTKGLTRDDYFRVNHFGTRQLAEAAVAAGVPRFVHCSTLAVAGPMPHGRPSLEEDECKPVSLYGTSKLAGEEAVRRHADKLHLTIVRPPIVYGPRDRDFFEVFKMGALGVGLKIGLVGSKRYSIIHVDDLGEVLAVALEKGRRVAGLQGGEGVYHVSDGGLYTWEELIRQAGAALGRKNTVVLPVPESLSWPAGLWGSLAGRLSGKPQIVNLDKVRESAGPGWACSIDRARSELGWEPGVPLEKGLAETAAWYRENRWIK, from the coding sequence ATGAAGGTCCTGCTCACCGGCGGCACCGGCTTCGTCGGCCCCGTCGTCGCGAAATCCCTCGCCGCCCGCGGCCACGAGATCCGCGCGCTCGTGCGGCGCACGTCGAACAAGGCAGGCCTCGAGGCGGTGGGCGGCGTGGAGTTCGCCTACGGCGACGTCTGCGACGCCGACTCGCTCCCCGCAGCCCTCGAGGGCGTCGACGCGGTGATGCACGTGGCGGCGGTGACCAAGGGGCTCACCCGCGACGACTACTTCCGCGTGAACCACTTCGGCACGAGGCAGCTCGCCGAGGCCGCGGTGGCCGCAGGGGTCCCGCGCTTCGTGCATTGCTCCACCCTCGCGGTCGCGGGGCCGATGCCCCACGGGCGCCCGTCCCTCGAAGAGGACGAGTGCAAGCCGGTCTCGCTCTACGGCACCTCGAAGCTCGCGGGCGAGGAGGCGGTGCGGCGCCACGCCGACAAGCTCCACCTCACCATCGTGCGCCCGCCGATCGTCTACGGCCCCAGGGACCGGGACTTCTTCGAGGTCTTCAAGATGGGCGCCCTCGGCGTCGGCCTGAAGATCGGCCTCGTGGGCAGCAAGCGCTATTCGATCATCCACGTCGACGATCTCGGCGAGGTGCTCGCCGTGGCGCTGGAGAAGGGCAGGCGCGTCGCCGGCCTGCAGGGCGGCGAGGGCGTCTACCACGTCTCGGATGGCGGCCTCTACACCTGGGAGGAGCTGATCCGCCAGGCAGGCGCCGCCCTCGGCCGCAAGAACACCGTGGTGCTGCCGGTGCCGGAGTCGCTCTCCTGGCCCGCCGGCCTGTGGGGCTCGCTCGCCGGCCGCCTGAGCGGCAAGCCGCAGATCGTGAACCTCGACAAGGTTCGCGAGAGCGCCGGTCCCGGCTGGGCCTGCTCCATCGACCGGGCCCGCAGCGAGCTCGGCTGGGAGCCCGGCGTCCCGCTGGAGAAGGGGCTGGCGGAGACCGCCGCCTGGTACCGCGAGAACCGCTGGATCAAGTAG